The DNA window CTGTGCTGCTCGACATCAGCGCAAGCGTCGCCAAGGACTTGCGCTACGAGACAGAATCTTCGCTTGGCTTTGCCCGCTCGCTGATCAATGAAGGCAACCCCGACGACATCATCGCGCTGATCACCTTCAATCATGCTGTCGACCTGGTTGCTGGCTTCACCCGCCGCATCCGCCGTCTCGAGAACGCGATGCGCGACGTCCGCACCGGCTCCGGCACTGCGCTCTATGACGCCGTCTATCTGGCCGGTGAAGAACTGGAGGGCAGGGAAGGCCGTAAGGTCATGATCTGCGTCACCGATGGAGGCGACACGGCGAGCCGCCTCAAATTCAACGACGCGATGCTGGCCGCGCAGCGGGCGCAGGCCTCTTTGTATGCGATTCTCGTCACGCCAATCCTGAACAATGCCGGGCGCAACCAGGGCGGCGAGAACGCGCTGCAACTGATGGCCGAGCGCACCGGCGGCCGCGTGCTCCAGCCCACCACTTACGCAAAGCTTGGCGAGAGTTTCGATGCGATTCTGCGCGACCTCCGCACTCAGTATCTGCTTGCCTATTACCCGCGGAATCTGTCCCCTACGAAGGATAAGTTCCACCGTCTCGAGGTCCGGATGCGTCCTCCCGGTTTGCGGGTCTCCGCACGCACTGGCTACTATGAAGAGACCCTCTAGCTGATGTCCAAACCGAAGACCAAAGCGCCCATCCTCACACTGGCAGAAGACAAGTACCTCCGTCATCTTGCTGCGTCCAAGACACCAATTGCGATCAAGCTGCACACGCAGGAAGTGCTCCGGGGAGAGCTGGAGATCTTCGATGCCCAGATGCTCCGCATCTCGCAGCCTGGTTCGCACAGCCTTTTTCTCTACAAGAAAGACGTCAAGTATCTCTGGGAAGAAAAGCAGTAACGCATGTCATCCTACGTTGAAACCGCCGCCACCATTGCCCGGGAAGCTTCTGTCATTATCGAAGACCTCCGCCGCGAAGGCATCGGTTATGAACTGAAGGGCGAATCCGATCTGGTCACCCGCGCCGATCGTGCAAGCGAACTCTATATCACCGCCCGGCTCCGCAAAGCCTTCCCCACCCACGCCATCATTGCCGAGGAAGGCAACAATACCGAATCGAAATCCGGCTATGTCTGGTATGTCGATCCGCTCGACGGCACGACGAATTTTGCGCACGGCTTTCCGGTCTACAACACGACGCTTGCCTTAGAGAAAGACGGAAAGCTGATCGCGGGCGTCATCTACGACGGCACGCGCGACGAGATGTTCCAGGCCGAGAAATCAAGCGGCGCATATCTGAACGGCGAGCGCATTACGGCCTCGAAGGCGAATCGCCTCGAAGATTCGCTTTGGGCCACGGGCTTCCCCAGCAAGCGCCGCCACCAGAACATCAACATCCACTTCTATTACCAGCTGGCGATGATCACCCACGGCGTCCGCCGGGCGGGCGCGGCGGCAATCGATCTCGCCTATGTCGCCTGCGGCCGCCTCGATGGCTTCTGGGAGTTCCAGTTGAACCCTTGGGACATGGCTGCGGGTAAGCTCATTCTCGAAGAGGCATCGGGCACGGTCACCGACATGAAGGGCGCGCCCCACAAGTTGACCAGCCCTCATCTCCTGGCCACCAACACCCACATCCACCAGCCGACGCTGGCGCTCTTTTCCGATATCTTTTCTGACCGCTCCCCTTACGCCATCCCGCAACTGAGCGGCTACGAAGAATAAAAAAAGCCCCAGTCCCCATCACAGGGCCGGGGCTTTGGGCTTAGCGGGCGCTAGACCACATAAGGCTTGCGATAGTCGCGGGTCAGCAGCTTGCTGGCTTCGGCGTCATTCACAATCTTCGGTCCATCGAGGTTGATTTTGCGGCCTACGCGATAGCTGATATTGGCTAGATGGCACATGTTTGCGCTGAGCACGGCGTTCTCGAGTCCGTCATGCAAGGACTTCTGATTGCGTGAGCGGCAGGCTGCCAGGAAGTTCTGCATATGTAGGCTCGTCGTGTCCGGTCCGCGTTCAGGACGCTCTTCCATGATCATTTCGTTGCTTTCGCCCTTGAAGGCCTGGAAGCCGTTGTCGCTCATCGCGGCCCAGCCTTCGGTGCCGTAGAAGAAGTCGCCCGTCATGACATTCAACGGCGCGCTGGTTTTCGGTGCGGTTGCGGTGGGTGCCGGGGCATTCGGGCCCGGGTTGCGCTTGGGCGGCGTTGCAGCGCTCTCTGCATTCGTGAGCAGGCCACGGACTTCAAACACAAGCTCCCGCCCGCCAAAGTCGAAGCTCGACAGCAGCGTGTTCGGCGTTTCCTGATCGTCGTCGTAGGCGTACTTGCCGCCTTGCGAGAAGGCAGACTTCGGATATCCCGGATCTCCCATGCCCCAGCGCGCGATGCCGAGTTCGTGGACTCCCTGGTTGCCGATGTCGCCATTGCCGGTGTCCCAGAACCAGTGCCAGTTGTAGCGGAAGCGAAGCTCATTATAAGGACGCATCGGCGCGGGCCCGAGGAACATGTCCCAATCGAGACCCGGAGGCGTCGGCTCGTCTGCCTTGTGCCCGATCGAGGCGCGGCGCTTGTAGCAAAGGCCCTTGGCGGCATACACCTTGCCAATCAAGCCGCCCTGGATGGCCTCAATTGCCTTCATCTTGAACGGCGTGCTGCGATGCTGCGAACCCACCTGCATGATGCGCTTGGTGCTGTGCAGCGTATCAATCATCTTCAGGCCTTCATAGACGTTGTAGCAGGCAGGCTTTTCGCCATAGACGTCCTTACCGGCCTTCATTGCCCAGATGGCAGACAGCGCATGCCAGTGGTTTGGGGTGGCGATGGAGACGGCTTCGATGCTCTTATCGGCAAAAACTTCGCGCATATCGGCGAACTCTTTTGCCTTCTCCCCGGTATTCCGCAGCAGAGTGGCCTGCGACCGCTCACGAGCCGCCTGGTTCACGTCGCACAGGCCGGCTACCCGCGCCTCGGGAAGCTTGGAATAGATATTGAGATGCGCACTGCCGCGTCCACCCAGCCCAACAATGGCGACATTGATCCTGTCATTGGCGCCCCACACTTGCGTTGCCGAAAGTGCGGCGGCGGCGCCCATAAAAAATGTTCTACGATCCTGGGACATTGTTAAATTTCGCTCCTTTTCCAGATGCAAATGATATCAGGAAGTGGGATGAACTGCCGCAAGCGGGCAGCCGCCCCGCCTCGGACACTGTGAATCTTTCGCACAGTGTGGAGGCTCTCTCGAGGTAAGCGGTCTGTGGCAAATTGACTCGTACCTGTGTCGTCCTGACTCACTCGAAACTCAGTTAAAATGGTGCTTTGGAGCCCACTACCCTCACCAAGATTCGTGTCCTGCGCCAGCGGGCTTGTAACGAAAAAAACGACAAAGGCAAGATCTGCGCCGGGCATCTCAAGCGTTGGTTTGGTTATGACAAAAGTGTTTTTGGGGAGAGTGCTGAAGTGTATCGGTGTGAAAAATGCAAAACTGTCTATCTTCCGAACCCGGAAGAGGCACCCCGCACAGCGACTCTGGCGTGGTAAGCTATTGTGTTGATTCAGTTTGCCGAATTTCTTCGGCATCAGGTACCGTTGGGCGGATCGTTAGATAGACTGCATCGGATTCGGGTGGGTGGGTTTCGCAAGACCTCCTCCGATGCAGTCCGCCCTCGGTTCTGCTGGGGCAACAATCGGTGCGCCTGCTGCAGGTAGCGTAACGGTTCCCGCCATCTTGCCGAACAAAGGCCCGCGTCCTAATTCATTCCTTCGTCCGACAGCTTCCTGCGCTGCTGGTACTCCGACTGTAGAGAAAACGTAGTTAGAAAGATCCTGAAACGGCCGACTCGTTTCGTGATTTCTGCTCGGCTTAACTTTTACTTAAGCAATCAAACGGCCAAATAAATTGATGCTTCTGAACTGCCCCCAAAAATAAAAATCCCCTCTGTCGTAACCGTCAAACGGATGAGTGAGCGGTTTTTTGATTCCCGATCCCGACTCCCGCAAGCACGCAAGCCTTTTCGGATGCGCTCGCTTCTTCCACTTGGAAAGTTGCAACAGAGGGCAGGTTTTTAAGGGTACTCCATCAATTCACTGACTAAGATAGCAAATCTCATGCCACCCGCGCACAAAAA is part of the Bryobacter aggregatus MPL3 genome and encodes:
- a CDS encoding Gfo/Idh/MocA family protein, which produces MSQDRRTFFMGAAAALSATQVWGANDRINVAIVGLGGRGSAHLNIYSKLPEARVAGLCDVNQAARERSQATLLRNTGEKAKEFADMREVFADKSIEAVSIATPNHWHALSAIWAMKAGKDVYGEKPACYNVYEGLKMIDTLHSTKRIMQVGSQHRSTPFKMKAIEAIQGGLIGKVYAAKGLCYKRRASIGHKADEPTPPGLDWDMFLGPAPMRPYNELRFRYNWHWFWDTGNGDIGNQGVHELGIARWGMGDPGYPKSAFSQGGKYAYDDDQETPNTLLSSFDFGGRELVFEVRGLLTNAESAATPPKRNPGPNAPAPTATAPKTSAPLNVMTGDFFYGTEGWAAMSDNGFQAFKGESNEMIMEERPERGPDTTSLHMQNFLAACRSRNQKSLHDGLENAVLSANMCHLANISYRVGRKINLDGPKIVNDAEASKLLTRDYRKPYVV
- a CDS encoding VWA domain-containing protein, with protein sequence MTRRSLLAVPLALGAQDSPTIRVEVQLIRVLANVKDQSNQLVGGLSKEDFEIFDNGVPQQISIFERSTNQPLNVAVLLDISASVAKDLRYETESSLGFARSLINEGNPDDIIALITFNHAVDLVAGFTRRIRRLENAMRDVRTGSGTALYDAVYLAGEELEGREGRKVMICVTDGGDTASRLKFNDAMLAAQRAQASLYAILVTPILNNAGRNQGGENALQLMAERTGGRVLQPTTYAKLGESFDAILRDLRTQYLLAYYPRNLSPTKDKFHRLEVRMRPPGLRVSARTGYYEETL
- a CDS encoding inositol monophosphatase family protein → MSSYVETAATIAREASVIIEDLRREGIGYELKGESDLVTRADRASELYITARLRKAFPTHAIIAEEGNNTESKSGYVWYVDPLDGTTNFAHGFPVYNTTLALEKDGKLIAGVIYDGTRDEMFQAEKSSGAYLNGERITASKANRLEDSLWATGFPSKRRHQNINIHFYYQLAMITHGVRRAGAAAIDLAYVACGRLDGFWEFQLNPWDMAAGKLILEEASGTVTDMKGAPHKLTSPHLLATNTHIHQPTLALFSDIFSDRSPYAIPQLSGYEE